The Juglans microcarpa x Juglans regia isolate MS1-56 chromosome 8S, Jm3101_v1.0, whole genome shotgun sequence genome has a window encoding:
- the LOC121244581 gene encoding disease resistance protein RPV1-like isoform X3, translating into MAFQGASTSSLSSFTRWWTYDVFLSFRGEDTRQNFTAHLLQALDRKKINTYIDYKLRSGEEISEELLKAIECSRISIVVLSKNYASSTWCLDELMKILECRKTKQQKVLPVFYGVNPTDVRHQRESFGKALAKLKERFKNESKVERWKATLTEVAGLSGFTLGDREQTRFKAY; encoded by the exons ATGGCCTTTCAAGGTGCTTCTACCTCTTCCCTTTCTTCCTTCACTCGTTGGTGGACTTATGATGTATTCTTGAGTTTTAGGGGTGAAGATACTCGTCAAAATTTCACTGCCCATCTCCTTCAAGCATTGGATcgaaagaaaataaacacatacATAGATTACAAGCTTCGAAGTGGGGAGGAAATCTCAGAAGAACTTCTCAAAGCTATCGAGTGCTCAAGGATCTCAATTGTCGTCCTCTCAAAAAACTATGCATCATCCACATGGTGTTTGGATGAGTTGATGAAGATCCTAGAGTGTAGAAAAACGAAGCAACAAAAAGTTTTACCAGTGTTTTACGGTGTAAATCCAACAGATGTGCGACATCAGAGAGAGAGTTTCGGAAAAGCATTGGCTAAACTTAAAGAAAGGTTCAAGAATGAGTCGAAGGTGGAGAGGTGGAAAGCAACCCTAACAGAAGTGGCCGGTTTGTCTGGATTCACTTTAGGAGATAG GGAACAAACAAGATTCAAGGCATATTGA
- the LOC121244581 gene encoding disease resistance protein RPV1-like isoform X1, translating into MAFQGASTSSLSSFTRWWTYDVFLSFRGEDTRQNFTAHLLQALDRKKINTYIDYKLRSGEEISEELLKAIECSRISIVVLSKNYASSTWCLDELMKILECRKTKQQKVLPVFYGVNPTDVRHQRESFGKALAKLKERFKNESKVERWKATLTEVAGLSGFTLGDRTEPEFIQEIVRDISKVVKPKYLNDVAKHPVGMESRVRDIHDILLRVGVNNTRILGIYGTGRISKTNLAKEIYNTFIDQFENCCFLANVRENSKSEYGIIQLQFTLLCEILGDWSLKVRNKDEGMGLIKKMLWSKRVLLVLDDLDQSVKVETLLGGCDWFGLGSLIIITTRDEYLLTSNNVHLRYKVKELDRDEALQLFSWNAFKNKNPSHDFVDITKNVLHYVGGLPLALTVLGSDLYSRDIQYWRSALEKYKKIPPKDILKMLRISYDGLDARRVFSWILHVSLQVRKKNMLLKYLMAVVSFLIVASKYLWISLSIPLVSGAD; encoded by the exons ATGGCCTTTCAAGGTGCTTCTACCTCTTCCCTTTCTTCCTTCACTCGTTGGTGGACTTATGATGTATTCTTGAGTTTTAGGGGTGAAGATACTCGTCAAAATTTCACTGCCCATCTCCTTCAAGCATTGGATcgaaagaaaataaacacatacATAGATTACAAGCTTCGAAGTGGGGAGGAAATCTCAGAAGAACTTCTCAAAGCTATCGAGTGCTCAAGGATCTCAATTGTCGTCCTCTCAAAAAACTATGCATCATCCACATGGTGTTTGGATGAGTTGATGAAGATCCTAGAGTGTAGAAAAACGAAGCAACAAAAAGTTTTACCAGTGTTTTACGGTGTAAATCCAACAGATGTGCGACATCAGAGAGAGAGTTTCGGAAAAGCATTGGCTAAACTTAAAGAAAGGTTCAAGAATGAGTCGAAGGTGGAGAGGTGGAAAGCAACCCTAACAGAAGTGGCCGGTTTGTCTGGATTCACTTTAGGAGATAG gACCGAACCAGAATTTATTCAAGAAATTGTTCGAGACATTTCTAAAGTAGTAAAGCCAAAATACTTAAATGACGTTGCCAAGCATCCAGTCGGAATGGAGTCTAGAGTACGTGACATCCATGATATACTTCTACGTGTGGGAGTGAATAATACACGCATTCTAGGGATCTATGGAACTGGAAGAATTAGTAAGACAAATCTGGCTAAAGAAATCTACAACACATTTATCGACCAGTTTGAAAATTGTTGCTTTCTTGCAAACGTGAGAGAAAATTCAAAGAGTGAGTATGGTATAATTCAATTGCAATTTACACTTCTTTGCGAGATCCTTGGTGACTGGAGTTTGAAGGTTAGAAATAAAGATGAAGGAATGggtctcataaaaaaaatgctttggaGTAAAAGGGTTCTTTTAGTTCTTGACGACTTGGATCAATCAGTCAAAGTTGAAACCCTACTTGGAGGATGTGATTGGTTTGGTTTAGGAAgtttaatcattataacaacTAGGGATGAATATTTATTAACTAGTAATAATGTTCATTTACGATATAAGGTGAAGGAATTAGATCGTGACGAAGCTCTTCAGCTTTTTAGTTGGAATgccttcaaaaataaaaatcctagCCATGATTTTGTAGACATCACAAAAAATGTACTCCATTACGTTGGGGGCCTTCCGTTGGCCTTAACGGTGCTAGGCTCGGATCTCTATAGTAGGGACATTCAATATTGGAGAAGTGCTTtagaaaagtacaaaaaaattccTCCCAAAGATATTCTTAAAATGCTTAGAATAAGTTATGATGGCTTGGATGCGAGAAGAGTATTTTCTTGGATATTGCATGTTTCTTTACAGGTGAGGAAGAAGAATATGTTACTAAAGTACTTGATGGCTGTGGTTTCTTTCCTAATTGTGGCATCAAAGTACTTGTGGATAAGTCTTTCAATACCATTAGTGAGTGGGGCAGATTAA
- the LOC121244581 gene encoding disease resistance protein RPV1-like isoform X2 — MAFQGASTSSLSSFTRWWTYDVFLSFRGEDTRQNFTAHLLQALDRKKINTYIDYKLRSGEEISEELLKAIECSRISIVVLSKNYASSTWCLDELMKILECRKTKQQKVLPVFYGVNPTDVRHQRESFGKALAKLKERFKNESKVERWKATLTEVAGLSGFTLGDRYEPEFIQEIVRDISKVVKPKYLNDVAKHPVGMESRVRDIHDILLRVGVNNTRILGIYGTGRISKTNLAKEIYNTFIDQFENCCFLANVRENSKSEYGIIQLQFTLLCEILGDWSLKVRNKDEGMGLIKKMLWSKRVLLVLDDLDQSVKVETLLGGCDWFGLGSLIIITTRDEYLLTSNNVHLRYKVKELDRDEALQLFSWNAFKNKNPSHDFVDITKNVLHYVGGLPLALTVLGSDLYSRDIQYWRSALEKYKKIPPKDILKMLRISYDGLDARRVFSWILHVSLQVRKKNMLLKYLMAVVSFLIVASKYLWISLSIPLVSGAD; from the exons ATGGCCTTTCAAGGTGCTTCTACCTCTTCCCTTTCTTCCTTCACTCGTTGGTGGACTTATGATGTATTCTTGAGTTTTAGGGGTGAAGATACTCGTCAAAATTTCACTGCCCATCTCCTTCAAGCATTGGATcgaaagaaaataaacacatacATAGATTACAAGCTTCGAAGTGGGGAGGAAATCTCAGAAGAACTTCTCAAAGCTATCGAGTGCTCAAGGATCTCAATTGTCGTCCTCTCAAAAAACTATGCATCATCCACATGGTGTTTGGATGAGTTGATGAAGATCCTAGAGTGTAGAAAAACGAAGCAACAAAAAGTTTTACCAGTGTTTTACGGTGTAAATCCAACAGATGTGCGACATCAGAGAGAGAGTTTCGGAAAAGCATTGGCTAAACTTAAAGAAAGGTTCAAGAATGAGTCGAAGGTGGAGAGGTGGAAAGCAACCCTAACAGAAGTGGCCGGTTTGTCTGGATTCACTTTAGGAGATAGGTAT GAACCAGAATTTATTCAAGAAATTGTTCGAGACATTTCTAAAGTAGTAAAGCCAAAATACTTAAATGACGTTGCCAAGCATCCAGTCGGAATGGAGTCTAGAGTACGTGACATCCATGATATACTTCTACGTGTGGGAGTGAATAATACACGCATTCTAGGGATCTATGGAACTGGAAGAATTAGTAAGACAAATCTGGCTAAAGAAATCTACAACACATTTATCGACCAGTTTGAAAATTGTTGCTTTCTTGCAAACGTGAGAGAAAATTCAAAGAGTGAGTATGGTATAATTCAATTGCAATTTACACTTCTTTGCGAGATCCTTGGTGACTGGAGTTTGAAGGTTAGAAATAAAGATGAAGGAATGggtctcataaaaaaaatgctttggaGTAAAAGGGTTCTTTTAGTTCTTGACGACTTGGATCAATCAGTCAAAGTTGAAACCCTACTTGGAGGATGTGATTGGTTTGGTTTAGGAAgtttaatcattataacaacTAGGGATGAATATTTATTAACTAGTAATAATGTTCATTTACGATATAAGGTGAAGGAATTAGATCGTGACGAAGCTCTTCAGCTTTTTAGTTGGAATgccttcaaaaataaaaatcctagCCATGATTTTGTAGACATCACAAAAAATGTACTCCATTACGTTGGGGGCCTTCCGTTGGCCTTAACGGTGCTAGGCTCGGATCTCTATAGTAGGGACATTCAATATTGGAGAAGTGCTTtagaaaagtacaaaaaaattccTCCCAAAGATATTCTTAAAATGCTTAGAATAAGTTATGATGGCTTGGATGCGAGAAGAGTATTTTCTTGGATATTGCATGTTTCTTTACAGGTGAGGAAGAAGAATATGTTACTAAAGTACTTGATGGCTGTGGTTTCTTTCCTAATTGTGGCATCAAAGTACTTGTGGATAAGTCTTTCAATACCATTAGTGAGTGGGGCAGATTAA
- the LOC121244584 gene encoding disease resistance protein Roq1-like gives MKRLRIFINRNACFSREPNYFSNELRVFDWRSYPGYSFPQNLNGEKLIVLKMYESLFKELGDGLKSFQNLKIMRFSKCKFLTKIPDMSGLQTLEDLNIEYCNNLVEVHQSIGFLDKLVKLSIVNCHCLTRFPKSLKLRSLKHLRLSCCKRLEKFPEIDSEMKRLTFVSLEDMTAIEELPSSIGNLTSLEYLVINGCYKLSWHLLNSISQLQHPCGLSFSCWSHETQSPFIPSSIYIAFPDLESLSLSTRTQ, from the exons ATGAAAAGGCTCAGGATATTTATAAATCGGAATGCATGTTTTTCAAGAGAGCCTAATTATTTCTCCAATGAATTAAGAGTATTTGATTGGCGTAGTTATCCTGGTTATTCTTTCCCACAAAACCTTAATGGAGAGAAACTCATCGTTTTAAAAATGTATGAAAGCTTGTTCAAAGAATTGGGAGACGGATTGAAG AGTTTccagaatttgaaaattatgaGATTCTCTAAATGTAAATTCTTAACAAAGATTCCTGATATGTCGGGACTCCAGACTCTAGAGGATTTGAACATTGAGTATTGCAATAACTTGGTTGAGGTACATCAATCTATTGGCTTCCTTGATAAACTCGTCAAATTGTCAATTGTCAATTGCCACTGCCTTACTAGATTTCCAAAATCACTCAAGTTGAGATCTCTAAAACACCTCCGTCTTTCTTGTTGCAAAAGGCTGGAGAAGTTTCCTGAAATTGACAGTGAAATGAAACGTTTGACATTTGTTTCACTAGAGGACATGACTGCTATAGAAGAATTGCCTTCATCTATTGGGAATCTTACTAGCCTTGAGTATTTAGTTATAAACGGATGCTACAAACTAAGCTGGCATCTCCTTAACAGCATTTCTCAGTTGCAACATCCATGTGGGCTCAGTTTCAGTTGTTGGTCACATGAAACGCAAAGTCCCTTTATACCCTCCTCAATATATATAGCGTTTCCAGACCTAGAATCTTTGTCTCTTTCCACACGgacacaataa